CAACTGTACCTTCTGCAACTAATACTTCTAATACTTTCCCTTTTACAGGTGATGGAATTTCTACTACTGATTTATCGTTTTGAACTTCACAAATGATATCATCTTCATTTACTTCGTCGCCTGCTTTAATAAACCATTTTACAATTTCACCTTCGTGAATACCTTCACCGATATCTGGTAATCTAAATTCAAATAGACTTGCCACTGAGTTTGACACAGATTTCTACCTCCGAACAAAGTTAAATTAATTTTTTAAACTATTTTATCGATAATGTAAGAAAGGTATTGATGAATCCATCAAATACCTTTCACTATTTTTTGTTATAAACTAAATTAGAAGTTTAAAACTTTTTGAATACCTTCAACTACATCTTTATGGTTTGGTAACCAAACTGTTTCCGCTTCAGAGAATGGGTATACAGTATCAGCTGCAGTAATACGAACAACTGGTGCTTCTAATGAAAGGATACAACGATCATTAATTTCAGCAACTACATTTGCAGCAATACCAGCTTGTTTTTGTGCTTCTTGTACAACTACTGCACGTCCAGTTTTCTCAACAGACGCAACAATCGCTTCGATATCTAATGGATGAACAGTACGTAAATCAACAACTTCTACTGATACGCCATCTTTTTCTAATTCTTCAGCAGCTTTTAATGCAGCGTGAACCATTGCACCGTAAGCAAATACTGATACATCTTTACCTTCTCGTTTAACATCCGCTTTACCTAATTCGATTGTGTACTCACCTTCAGGTACATCTTCACGGAATGAACGGTATAATTTCATGTGCTCTAAATAGATAACAGGGTCATTATCACGAATAGATGAAATTAAAAGACCTTTAGCATCTTTAGGAGTTGATGGAATAACTACTTTTAAACCAGGAGTTTGAGCCATTAATCCTTCTAAACTATCCGCGTGCATTTCTGGTGTATGAACCCCACCACCAAATGGTGAACGGAAAGTAATTGGTGAAGTAAAACGACCGCTCGTACGGTAACGCATACGTGCTGCTTGACCAGCGATTGAGTCCATAATTTCGAATAAGAATCCGAAGAATTGGATTTCTGGTACTGGACGGAAGCCTTCAATTCCAAGACCGATTGCTAATCCGCCGATTCCTGATTCAGCAAGTGGTGTATCGAATACACGCGCTTCACCGAATTCTGCTTGTAAACCTTCAGTTGCACGGAATACACCACCGTTTACTCCAACGTCTTCCCCGAATACTACTACAGTTGGATCGTTTTTCATTTCAACGCGTAATGCATCTGTGATAGCTTGAATCATTGTCATTTGCGCCATGACTTACTTCGACTCCTTCTCTTTGTAAATTGCATATTGCTCTTCTATATTACTTGTCATTGTTTCGAACATATTAGCCATTAAATCAGTAACTTTTTGTTTTGGCTCTTGGTCAGCAAGTTTGATAGCATCTTTAATTGCTTCTTTTGCTTCTTCGATAATTGCATTTTCTTCTTCTTCAGTCCAAAGACCTTTTTTCTCTAAAAACTTACGGAAACGAACGATTGGA
This genomic interval from Gottfriedia acidiceleris contains the following:
- a CDS encoding alpha-ketoacid dehydrogenase subunit beta is translated as MAQMTMIQAITDALRVEMKNDPTVVVFGEDVGVNGGVFRATEGLQAEFGEARVFDTPLAESGIGGLAIGLGIEGFRPVPEIQFFGFLFEIMDSIAGQAARMRYRTSGRFTSPITFRSPFGGGVHTPEMHADSLEGLMAQTPGLKVVIPSTPKDAKGLLISSIRDNDPVIYLEHMKLYRSFREDVPEGEYTIELGKADVKREGKDVSVFAYGAMVHAALKAAEELEKDGVSVEVVDLRTVHPLDIEAIVASVEKTGRAVVVQEAQKQAGIAANVVAEINDRCILSLEAPVVRITAADTVYPFSEAETVWLPNHKDVVEGIQKVLNF